The following coding sequences are from one Odontesthes bonariensis isolate fOdoBon6 chromosome 10, fOdoBon6.hap1, whole genome shotgun sequence window:
- the pip4k2ca gene encoding phosphatidylinositol 5-phosphate 4-kinase type-2 gamma, whose protein sequence is MATLGNLGSATSPIVILAPKTKTKKKHFVQQKVKVFRASDPVLSVFMWGVNHSINDLNQVPVPVMLLPDDFKANTKIKVNNHLFNKENLPGHFKFKEYCPQVFRNLRERFGIEDQDYQVSLTRSPPMRSVDDQGEGLLLNSYDRTLVIKQISSEDVADMHSILSEYHQHIVKCHGSTLLPQFLGMYRVSVDSEEAYLMVMRNMFSHRLVVHRKYDLKGSLVDREASDKEREKELPTFKDMDFRNNLQKVYVNEEEKEKLMEKLNKDVEFLVKLKIMDYSLLLGIHDVGRAEREEEEGEEVSNEEEVESENGMAQCSTVGSYGTSPEGIAGYMSSCKPLGSGEFDSYVDVYAVKSCPGAPQREVYFMGLIDILTQYDTKKKAAHAAKTVKHGAGAEISTVHPEQYAKRFRDFISNIFA, encoded by the exons ATGGCTACCCTCGGTAACTTGGGGTCCGCAACCAGTCCTATTGTGATCCTAGCGCCCAAAACAAAGACGAAGAAGAAACACTTCGTGCAGCAGAAGGTGAAAGTGTTTCGAGCCAGCGACCCTGTCCTGAGCGTCTTTATGTGGGGTGTCAATCACTCG ATTAATGATCTAAACCAGGTGCCTGTTCCAGTCATGTTGCTGCCTGATGACTTCAAAGCCAACACTAAGATCAAAGTCAACAACCATCTCTTCAACAA AGAAAACCTCCCAGGACATTTTAAGTTCAAAGAATACTGCCCTCAAGTCTTCCGAAATCTAAGGGAACGGTTTGGTATTGAAGATCAGGACTATCAG GTGTCATTGACACGCAGCCCTCCAATGAGAAGTGTTGATGACCAGGGAGAGGGTCTGCTCCTCAACTCTTATGATCGTACATTGGTTATCAAGCAAATCTCCAGCGAGGATGTTGCAGACATGCACAGTATTCTATCGGAATATCACCAG CACATAGTAAAGTGTCACGGCAGCACTCTGTTGCCACAGTTTCTTGGTATGTACCGAGTGAGCGTGGACAGTGAGGAGGCCTACCTGATGGTCATGAGAAATATGTTCAGCCACAGACTGGTGGTGCACAGGAAGTACGATCTGAAG GGCTCTCTGGTGGATCGGGAAGCAAGTGACAAAGAAAGG gaaaaagagcTTCCTACTTTTAAGGATATGGATTTCAGGAACAACTTGCAGAAAGTATATGTAAacgaggaggagaaggagaagctcATGGAGAAACTCAACAAAGATGTGGAG TTTTTAGTCAAGCTGAAGATCATGGACTACAGCTTGCTGCTCGGTATCCACGACGTCGGCCGGGCTGagcgggaggaggaggagggtgaggAGGTGTCCAATGAGGAGGAAGTAGAGTCTGAGAATGGCATGGCACAGTGTTCCACAGTGGGATCTTATGGCACTTCTCCTGAAGGAATTGCTGGTTACATGTCCTCCTGCAAACCTCTTGGTTCCGGGGAGTTTGATTCCTATGTGGATGTGTATGCAGTTAAGAGCTGCCCAG GAGCCCCTCAGAGGGAGGTCTACTTCATGGGCCTGATAGATATTCTCACTCAGTACGACACCAAGAAGAAGGCTGCTCATGCAGCAAAAACTGTCAAACATGGG GCTGGCGCTGAAATATCCACAGTCCACCCTGAGCAGTATGCCAAACGATTTCGGGACTTCATCTCAAACATTTTCGCATAA